From one Butyricimonas faecihominis genomic stretch:
- a CDS encoding phosphoglycerate mutase family protein has product METMLQLAARNTERAKQIVQATDIINIWKSIGAEINLVGSLKMGLMMKHRDIDFHVYTPRLTPAISFQAITRLAANPAIKRIEYKNLIDTDEHCIEWHTWYEDSDHELWQIDMIHILKGSYYDGYFEQVAERILAVLTPEIRETILKLKYETPDGEEIMGIEYYQAVIQDGIHDYTAFQNWRKTHPANGIIDWKP; this is encoded by the coding sequence ATGGAAACGATGTTACAACTTGCAGCTCGCAATACAGAACGAGCCAAACAGATAGTCCAAGCAACTGACATTATCAATATTTGGAAATCCATCGGGGCGGAAATCAATCTCGTCGGGTCATTAAAAATGGGATTGATGATGAAACACCGGGATATAGATTTCCACGTCTATACCCCGCGATTAACCCCGGCCATCAGTTTCCAAGCAATCACACGACTAGCCGCAAACCCGGCGATCAAACGAATCGAATACAAAAACCTGATCGACACGGACGAACACTGCATAGAATGGCACACGTGGTACGAGGATTCCGATCATGAATTGTGGCAAATCGACATGATTCACATCCTGAAAGGTTCCTACTATGACGGCTATTTCGAGCAAGTGGCCGAACGAATCTTAGCGGTATTGACACCGGAAATCCGGGAAACCATATTGAAACTAAAGTACGAGACTCCCGACGGCGAAGAAATCATGGGAATCGAGTACTATCAAGCCGTCATCCAAGACGGGATTCACGATTATACCGCTTTCCAAAACTGGCGGAAAACACATCCTGCAAACGGAATTATAGACTGGAAACCTTAA
- the nudC gene encoding NAD(+) diphosphatase: MIQDIAPHIFSNAYAPKRPEATSYALYFDGHMVLASKASATLRFPRFAELNGIEESIYEKAIYLFAIDNDCFYLVHQVPEGQPEFELKDIGLFRTSEPRHLAFAGITAYSLYKWYDNHQFCSHCGTKLVPHEKERMLHCLTCNNTEYPKIMPAVIIAVTNGNKILLSKYANREYTRYALLAGFTEIGESVEETVKREVMEEVGLHVKNLRYYKSQPWSFSDTLLMGFFAEVEGDDSITLDREELALAEWFERENIPASESDISLTSEMIEFFRAGK, from the coding sequence ATGATACAAGATATCGCGCCCCATATATTTTCAAATGCTTACGCCCCCAAACGTCCGGAGGCAACAAGCTACGCACTTTATTTCGACGGGCATATGGTTCTGGCAAGTAAAGCTTCAGCAACCCTACGTTTTCCCCGTTTTGCAGAATTAAACGGAATCGAAGAAAGTATTTACGAGAAAGCCATTTATTTATTTGCCATTGACAACGACTGTTTTTATCTGGTACATCAAGTCCCGGAAGGACAACCGGAATTCGAGCTAAAAGACATCGGGCTTTTCCGGACAAGCGAGCCGAGACACCTAGCATTTGCAGGTATCACGGCGTACAGCCTCTACAAATGGTACGACAACCACCAGTTCTGTAGCCATTGTGGGACAAAACTCGTTCCCCATGAAAAGGAACGGATGTTACATTGCCTGACTTGTAATAATACGGAATACCCGAAAATCATGCCAGCCGTGATCATCGCCGTCACGAACGGGAATAAAATCCTGTTATCCAAGTATGCCAACCGGGAATATACCCGCTACGCCTTACTCGCCGGATTTACCGAGATCGGGGAAAGCGTCGAAGAAACCGTGAAACGGGAAGTCATGGAGGAAGTCGGATTACACGTTAAAAACCTCAGATACTACAAAAGTCAACCGTGGTCATTCTCCGACACGCTTTTAATGGGCTTTTTTGCCGAAGTGGAAGGAGACGACAGCATCACGCTCGACCGGGAGGAACTGGCCTTGGCCGAATGGTTTGAGCGGGAAAACATTCCGGCTTCTGAATCTGACATTAGTCTTACCAGCGAAATGATCGAGTTTTTTAGAGCCGGAAAATAG
- a CDS encoding DedA family protein → MIDWLQSILDWYMHNVNYWSVLVCMTIESSIIPFPAELIVPPAAWKAANGDLNFLLVVIFSTIGSVLGALFNYVLAYTLGRKFIYSFAESRWGKILRMSKEKVEKSEQYFLKYGKSSTLIGRLTPGVRSFISLPAGLVKMPLNSFIFYTAAGSGIWNLILATAGYFLYSRKELLEKYFTEISIVMLIVGIGFFTYLIIRSTRKKKQLNLKL, encoded by the coding sequence ATGATCGATTGGCTTCAATCTATTCTCGATTGGTATATGCATAACGTGAACTACTGGAGCGTTCTCGTGTGTATGACCATTGAGAGTTCCATCATTCCCTTTCCGGCGGAATTGATCGTGCCTCCTGCAGCTTGGAAAGCTGCAAACGGGGATCTCAATTTCCTACTGGTAGTTATTTTCAGCACAATCGGATCGGTTCTAGGCGCCCTCTTCAACTACGTGTTAGCATACACGTTAGGGCGTAAATTCATTTATTCTTTCGCGGAATCACGCTGGGGAAAGATTTTGCGGATGTCAAAAGAAAAAGTAGAAAAATCCGAACAATATTTTTTGAAATACGGCAAAAGTTCCACGCTGATCGGAAGACTTACCCCGGGGGTAAGAAGTTTTATTTCCCTTCCGGCTGGATTGGTCAAAATGCCTTTAAACAGCTTTATATTTTACACGGCTGCCGGAAGCGGTATCTGGAACCTGATACTGGCTACGGCCGGCTATTTTTTATATTCTCGAAAAGAGTTACTGGAAAAGTATTTCACCGAGATTTCCATCGTCATGCTAATCGTCGGCATTGGCTTTTTCACGTATCTTATTATTCGGTCAACACGTAAAAAAAAACAATTAAATCTTAAATTATAA
- a CDS encoding MarC family protein encodes MTVKMILACIVALLALVNPVQKVLIVTSLQERFSPKELRYISIKSSITAALILVFFLFLGEVTFSYVFHVELYSFQITCGAVLMYNGLSGLLKGFFLKVDEHIKLADLTTVPIAIPMIAGPATITAAVTFPVQYGREITIIAILIALVVNLFCMLQARRIGNFLIKYNFMNPLIRIIGLIVATIGLQMIFDGITLFIKSLTV; translated from the coding sequence ATGACGGTAAAAATGATATTAGCTTGTATCGTGGCTCTCTTGGCGTTAGTAAACCCGGTACAGAAAGTTTTAATTGTTACTTCATTGCAGGAGAGGTTCAGTCCTAAAGAATTGCGGTATATATCCATTAAATCATCTATTACAGCCGCGTTGATTCTAGTCTTTTTTCTTTTCTTGGGAGAGGTTACTTTCAGTTACGTGTTCCATGTCGAATTGTATTCTTTTCAAATCACTTGTGGGGCGGTGTTGATGTATAACGGTCTATCCGGTTTGTTGAAAGGTTTTTTCTTGAAAGTGGACGAGCATATCAAATTAGCCGATCTGACCACGGTGCCTATTGCCATCCCGATGATCGCGGGCCCGGCAACCATCACGGCAGCCGTTACGTTTCCCGTTCAATACGGGCGTGAGATCACGATTATAGCCATTTTGATCGCTTTGGTGGTAAATCTGTTTTGTATGTTACAAGCCCGGCGAATCGGGAATTTCTTGATTAAATACAATTTCATGAACCCGTTGATCCGGATTATTGGGTTGATTGTTGCCACGATCGGGTTACAGATGATATTTGACGGAATCACGTTGTTTATAAAGTCGTTGACGGTGTAG
- a CDS encoding DUF1062 domain-containing protein — translation MRTEYIWEIKVKNTPTLKRKCNHCNSNRFYCSNKFRMNAQKRNIDVWLIYRCVECDSTYNLTILSRTKPELIKKDLFSKFSENDEKLSWEYAFSSEIGRKNGVELDYSSVEYEILHDDILINEILDAEGEVVAFKIRTHFEFGLKLSSVIRFCLGVSSNLLNQMIEAEAIFVSEGCLLKKRKVKDGDIVFVNKEKLRNMYIFRGML, via the coding sequence ATGAGAACAGAGTATATATGGGAGATAAAGGTTAAAAACACACCTACCTTAAAAAGAAAATGTAATCATTGTAATAGTAATAGATTTTATTGTAGTAACAAGTTCAGGATGAATGCCCAAAAAAGAAATATTGATGTATGGTTAATTTATAGATGTGTTGAATGTGATAGTACCTATAACCTGACTATCTTGTCACGCACAAAACCAGAATTGATAAAAAAAGATTTATTCTCCAAGTTTTCAGAAAATGATGAAAAACTTTCTTGGGAGTACGCTTTTTCTTCTGAAATAGGACGTAAAAATGGTGTCGAACTTGATTATAGTAGTGTCGAATACGAGATATTGCATGATGATATTTTGATAAATGAGATCTTGGATGCCGAGGGGGAGGTCGTGGCGTTTAAAATTAGAACCCATTTTGAATTTGGGTTGAAGTTATCTTCTGTTATTCGCTTTTGTTTAGGGGTATCTTCCAATTTGTTAAACCAAATGATAGAAGCTGAAGCTATTTTTGTTTCTGAAGGCTGTTTGCTAAAGAAACGTAAAGTTAAAGATGGAGATATTGTATTTGTGAATAAAGAGAAGTTACGAAATATGTATATATTTCGGGGGATGTTATAA
- a CDS encoding class I SAM-dependent methyltransferase: MEQELQLVADFDFDMIVDFFSRLNRQGPGSQQVTRQALSFIGELSDNAKIADIGCGSGGQTITLAENTKGQITAIDLFPKMITLLKERAIHHGLSDRISGIAVSMENLPFEPGELDLIWAEGSIYNIGFERGLREWKQFLKPGGMIAVSEVSWLTNTRPDEIEQFWNFNYAEIDTISNKIKKMEEAGYTPVAHFILPEYCWLDCFYKPMQENIPLFLEKYKNSKPAQQLVQRELDEIDYYRKYKSYYGYVFYIGMKNE, from the coding sequence ATGGAACAAGAATTACAATTAGTAGCAGACTTCGACTTTGACATGATCGTGGACTTTTTTTCACGCCTAAACCGTCAAGGCCCCGGAAGTCAACAAGTCACCCGACAAGCCTTGAGCTTTATCGGGGAGTTATCGGATAACGCCAAAATTGCCGATATTGGTTGCGGCAGCGGTGGACAAACCATCACGCTTGCCGAGAACACGAAAGGACAGATCACGGCGATCGATTTATTCCCGAAGATGATCACACTTTTAAAGGAACGGGCCATTCATCATGGACTCAGCGACCGGATTTCCGGCATTGCAGTTTCCATGGAGAACCTACCTTTTGAACCCGGAGAACTGGATTTAATCTGGGCGGAAGGCTCCATCTATAACATCGGATTCGAAAGAGGTCTAAGGGAGTGGAAACAATTCCTGAAACCGGGAGGAATGATCGCCGTTTCGGAAGTTTCTTGGCTCACGAATACCCGACCGGATGAGATTGAACAATTCTGGAATTTCAATTATGCCGAAATTGACACCATTTCCAATAAAATCAAGAAAATGGAAGAAGCCGGATACACCCCGGTAGCCCATTTCATTTTACCTGAATATTGTTGGTTGGATTGTTTTTACAAACCCATGCAAGAAAACATTCCTCTCTTCTTGGAAAAATATAAAAACAGTAAACCCGCCCAGCAATTAGTACAACGGGAATTAGATGAAATCGACTATTACCGGAAATACAAAAGTTACTACGGCTACGTCTTTTATATCGGGATGAAAAATGAATAA
- a CDS encoding GrpB family protein yields MNNPLQEMTNEELWVLFPIILSKHRAEWAKFYEQEKDTIISALGTNNMYRINHIGSTSVPGLIAKPTIDILLEIPTDADIPSLTAALISAGYICNTQPNNPAPHLMFMKGYTPQGFRGQAVHLHVRFPGDWNELYFRDYLRSHPETAKSYGKLKQNLQLRYEHDRDAYTEAKTDFIQEATRLARKEMGNKYTTPSTTL; encoded by the coding sequence ATGAACAACCCTTTACAAGAAATGACAAACGAAGAGCTTTGGGTTCTATTTCCGATCATCCTAAGCAAACATCGTGCAGAATGGGCAAAGTTTTATGAACAAGAAAAAGACACCATCATTTCAGCTCTCGGGACAAACAACATGTACAGAATCAATCATATCGGCAGTACATCCGTCCCCGGTCTAATAGCCAAACCAACCATAGACATTCTATTGGAAATCCCCACTGACGCGGACATCCCGTCGCTCACCGCAGCCCTGATCTCCGCAGGATATATTTGCAACACGCAGCCTAATAACCCGGCCCCTCACCTGATGTTCATGAAAGGATATACCCCTCAAGGTTTCCGAGGCCAAGCCGTTCATCTTCACGTGAGATTCCCGGGGGATTGGAACGAACTCTATTTCCGGGATTACCTGCGTTCCCACCCGGAAACGGCAAAATCATACGGCAAACTGAAACAAAACCTTCAACTCCGCTATGAACATGATCGGGATGCCTACACCGAGGCCAAAACCGACTTTATCCAAGAGGCCACTCGTCTGGCCAGAAAGGAAATGGGAAACAAATACACTACACCGTCAACGACTTTATAA